The following proteins are co-located in the Phocoena phocoena chromosome 1, mPhoPho1.1, whole genome shotgun sequence genome:
- the TRAF5 gene encoding TNF receptor-associated factor 5, which produces MACSEEQGGVPCGFIRQNSGNSTSLDFEPDAEYQFVEQLEERYRCAFCRSVLHNPHQTGCGHRFCQHCILSLRELNAVPLCPVDKEVIKSQEVFKDNCCKREVLNLYVFCKNAPGCNAKVILGRYQDHLQHCLFQAVQCSNESCREPVLRKDLKEHLSADCPFREEKCLYCKKDVVVINLQNHEENLCPEYPVSCPNKCLQIIPRTEVDEHLAVCPEAEQDCPFKHYGCTVKNKRGNLQEHEHSALRDHMLLVLEKNFRLEEQISDLYKSLEQKESKIQQLAETVNKFEKEFKQFAQLFGKNGTFLSNIQVLASHIDKSAWLEVQVRQLLQMANQQQSKFDLRPLVEAIDTVKQKITLLETHDQRLVVLEGETNKHDAHINIHKAQLNKNEERFKLLESACYNGKLIWKVTDYKLKKKEALDGHTVSIFSQPFYTSRCGYRLCARAYLNGDGSGKGTHLSLYFVVMRGEFDSLLQWPFRQRVTLMLLDQSGKRNHIMETFKADPNSSSFKRPDGEMNIASGCPRFVAHSTLENAKNTYIKDDTLFLKVAVDLTDLEDL; this is translated from the exons ATGGCTTGTTCTGAGGAGCAAGGAGGTGTCCCCTGTGGCTTCATCCGCCAGAACTCTGGTAACTCCACGTCTTTGGACTTTGAGCCAGATGCAGAGTACCAGTTTGTGGAGCAGCTGGAAGAGCGCTACAGATGTGCCTTCTGCCGCTCAGTGCTTCACAACCCCCACCAGACGGGCTGTGGGCACCGCTTCTGCCAGCACTGCATCCTGTCCCTGAG AGAATTAAACGCAGTCCCACTCTGCCCTGTAGATAAGGAGGTGATCAAATCTCAGGAG gTGTTTAAAGACAATTGCTGCAAAAGAGAAGTCCtcaatttatatgtattttgcaaaAACGCTCCTGGATGTAATGCCAAGGTTATTCTGGGACGATACCAG GACCACCTTCAGCACTGCTTATTCCAAGCTGTGCAGTGCTCTAATGAGAGCTGTCGGGAGCCAGTCCTTCGCAAAGATCTGAAAGAGCATTTGAGTGCAGACTGTCCGTTTCGAGAGGAAAAATGCCTTTATTGCAAAAAGGATGTGGTGGTCATCAAtctacag aatcACGAGGAAAACTTGTGTCCTGAGTACCCAGTATCTTGTCCCAACAAGTGTTTGCAGATTATTCCAAGAACTGAG GTGGATGAACACCTTGCTGTGTGTCCTGAAGCTGAACAAGACTGTCCTTTCAAGCACTATGGCTGTACTGTAAAG AATAAACGAGGAAACCTGCAGGAGCATGAACATTCAGCCTTACGGGACCACATGCTTCTGGTTTTAGAAAAGAACTTCCGGTTAGAAGAACAG ATTTCTGACTTATATAAGAGCCtagaacaaaaagaaagtaaaatccaGCAGCTAGCAGAAACCGTAAACAAATTCGAAAAGGAGTTCAAGCAGTTTGCACAGTTGTTTGGCAAAAATGGAACTTTCCTCTCAAATATACAG GTTCTTGCCAGTCACATTGACAAGTCCGCTTGGCTAGAAGTTCAGGTGCGTCAGTTATTACAAATGGCTAACCAGCAACAAAGTAAATTTGATCTGAGGCCTTTGGTGGAAGCGATTGATACAGTGAAACAGAAAATCACCCTGCTAGAAACCCATGATCAAAGATTAG TTGTTTTGGAAGGGGAGACTAACAAACATGATGCCCACATTAATATTCATAAAGCGCAGCTGAATAAAAACGAAGAGCGATTTAAGCTGCTAGAAAGTGCCTGCTATAACGGAAAGCTCATCTGGAAGGTCACAGACTACAAGCTGAAGAAGAAGGAGGCGCTGGACGGACACACAGTATCCATCTTCAGCCAGCCCTTCTACACCAGCCGGTGTGGCTACAGGCTCTGTGCTAGAGCGTACCTGAATGGGGACGGGTCCGGGAAGGGTACGCACCTGTCGTTGTACTTTGTGGTAATGCGAGGGGAGTTTGATTCACTGTTGCAGTGGCCATTCAGGCAGAGGGTGACCCTGATGCTTTTGGACCAAAGTGGCAAAAGGAACCACATTATGGAGACCTTCAAGGCTGACCCCAATAGCAGCAGCTTTAAAAGACCTGACGGGGAGATGAACATTGCCTCTGGCTGTCCACGCTTCGTGGCTCATTCCACTTTGGAGAATGCCAAGAACACCTACATTAAAGATGACACCCTGTTCTTGAAAGTGGCTGTGGATTTAACTGACCTGGAGGATCTCTAA